From the genome of Saccopteryx bilineata isolate mSacBil1 chromosome 6, mSacBil1_pri_phased_curated, whole genome shotgun sequence, one region includes:
- the SLITRK6 gene encoding SLIT and NTRK-like protein 6, translating to MKLWIHLFYSSLLACISSQSLSPTSSGRGSCDSLCSCEDKDGTIIINCEEKGIKTLSQISVPPSRPFHLSLLNNGLTTLHTNDFSELSNAISIHLGFNNIADIESGAFNGLGLLKQLQINHNSLEVLKEDTFHGLENLEFLQADNNFITVIEPSAFSKLHRLKVLILNDNAIESLPPNIFRFVPLTHLDLRGNQLQTLPYVGFLEHIGRILDLQLEDNKWACNCDLLQLKIWLENMPPQSIIGDVVCNSPPVFKGSILSRLKKESICPTPPVYEEHEDPSGSLHLAVTSSISDSRMSIKTISPLKSPTKTPGLTPYITKPSTQLPGHYCPIPCTCKVLSPSGLLIHCQECNIESLSDLKPPPPNPRKLILAGNIIHTLMKSDLVEYFTLEMLHLGNNHIEVLEEGSFMNLTRLQKLYLNGNHLTKLSRAMFLGLHNLEYLYLEYNSIKEILPGTFNPMPKLRILYLNNNLLQVLPPHIFSGVPLTRINLKTNQFTHLPVSNILEGLDLLTQIDLEDNPWDCSCDLVGLQQWIQKLNKNTVTDDILCTSPEHLDKKELKALTSEALCPGLVNNPSLPTQTSYIIVNTPTTTTTADTILRSLTDAVPLSVLILGLLIVFITIVFCAAGIVVLVLHRRRRYKKKQADEQIRDSSPVHLQYSMYGHKTTHHTTERPTASLYDKHMVSPMVHVYRSPSFGPKHLEKEEETNEKEGSDAKHLQRSLLERENHSPLTGPNMKYKTTDQSTEFLSFQDASSLYRNILEKERELQQLGITEYLKKNIAQLKPDMEVHYPRAHEELKLMETLMYTRPRKVLVEQTKNEYFELKANLHAEPDYLEVLEQQT from the coding sequence ATGAAGCTGTGGATTCATCTCTTCTACTCATCTCTCCTTGCCTGTATATCCTCACAGTCTCTGTCTCCAACATCCTCAGGCAGAGGTTCCTGTGATTCTCTCTGCAGTTGTGAGGATAAAGACGGCACAATTATAATAAACTGTGAAGAAAAAGGTATCAAGACATTATCACAAATAAGTGTGCCACCGTCACGACCTTTCCACTTAAGTTTATTAAATAATGGCTTAACAACACTTCACACAAATGACTTTTCTGAGCTTAGCAATGCTATCTCAATACACCTTGGATTTAACAACATTGCAGATATTGAGTCTGGTGCATTTAATGGCCTTGGTCTTCTAAAACAACTTCAAATCAATCATAATTCTTTAGAAGTTCTTAAAGAGGATACCTTTCATGGACTGGAAAACCTGGAATTCCTACAAGCAGATAACAATTTTATTACAGTGATTGAACCAAGTGCCTTTAGCAAGCTCCACAGACTTAAAGTGCTAATTTTAAATGACAATGCTATTGAGAGTCTTCCTCCAAACATATTTCGATTTGTTCCTTTAACTCATCTAGATCTTCGTGGAAATCAGTTGCAAACATTGCCTTATGTTGGTTTTTTAGAACACATTGGCAGAATATTGGATCTTCAGCTGGAAGACAATAAATGGGCCTGCAATTGTGACTTACTACAGCTAAAAATTTGGTTAGAAAACATGCCTCCACAGTCTATAATTGGTGATGTTGTATGCAACAGCCCTCCAGTTTTCAAAGGAAGCATACTAAGCCGACtgaaaaaagaatcaatttgCCCCACTCCACCAGTGTATGAAGAACATGAAGATCCTTCAGGGTCATTACATCTGGCAGTAACATCTTCCATAAGTGATAGTCGCATGTCAATCAAGACTATTTCCCCTTTAAAATCACCCACCAAAACACCAGGTTTGACACCTTATATTACAAAGCCATCCACTCAACTTCCTGGACACTACTGCCCTATTCCTTGTACCTGCAAAGTACTATCCCCATCAGGACTTCTAATACATTGTCAAGAATGCAATATTGAAAGCTTATCAGATCTAAAACCTCCTCCTCCAAATCCTAGAAAACTTATTCTAGCAGGAAATATTATTCACACGCTAATGAAATCTGATTTAGTGGAATACTTCACTTTGGAAATGCTGCACTTGGGAAACAATCATATTGAGGTTCTTGAAGAAGGATCATTTATGAATCTAACAAGATTACAGAAGCTCTATTTAAATGGTAACCATCTGACCAAATTAAGTAGAGCCATGTTCCTTGGTCTCCACAATCTTGAGTACTTATACCTTGAATATAATTCAATTAAGGAAATATTACCAGGAACTTTTAACCCAATGCCTAAACTTAGAATTctgtatttaaataataatttgttaCAAGTTTTACCACCACATATTTTTTCAGGAGTTCCACTCACAAGGATAAACCTTAAAACAAACCAGTTTACTCATCTACCTGTAAGTAATATCTTAGAAGGCCTTGATTTATTGACCCAGATTGACCTTGAGGATAACCCCTGGGATTGCTCCTGTGACCTGGTTGGATTGCAACAATggatacaaaaattaaataagaatacaGTGACAGATGACATCCTCTGCACTTCTCCAGAGCACCTGgacaagaaagaattaaaagcattaACTAGTGAAGCTCTTTGCCCAGGTTTGGTCAATAACCCATCCCTGCCAACTCAGACAAGTTACATAATTGTCAATACTCCTACAACCACAACTACAGCTGATACTATTTTAAGATCACTTACTGATGCTGTACCACTATCTGTTTTAATATTAGGACTGTTGATTGTGTTCATAACCATTGTATTTTGTGCTGCAGGGATAGTGGTTCTTGTTCTTCATCGCAGAAGAAGATACAAAAAGAAACAAGCAGATGAGCAGATCAGAGACAGCAGTCCTGTCCATCTTCAATATAGTATGTATGGCCATAAAACAACTCACCACACCACTGAAAGACCCACTGCATCACTCTATGACAAGCACATGGTGAGCCCCATGGTTCATGTCTATAGAAGTCCATCCTTTGGCCCAAAGcatttggaaaaggaagaagaaactaatgagaaagaaggaagtgaTGCAAAACATCTCCAAAGAAGTCTTTTAGAACGAGAAAATCATTCACCCCTCACAGGGCCAAATATGAAGTACAAAACCACAGACCAATCGACTGAATTTTTATCATTCCAAGATGCCAGTTCATTATATAGgaacattttagagaaagaaagagaacttcAGCAGCTGGGAATCACAGAATacctaaagaaaaatattgctCAACTCAAGCCTGATATGGAGGTACATTATCCACGAGCCCATGAAGAGTTAAAATTAATGGAGACATTAATGTATACAAGGCCAAGGAAAGTATTAGTGGAACAgactaaaaatgaatattttgagCTCAAAGCTAATTTACATGCTGAACCTGACTATTTAGAAGTCCTGGAGCAGCAAACATAG